A window of Rufibacter sp. LB8 contains these coding sequences:
- a CDS encoding pitrilysin family protein, which translates to MSKKSTLAVLLAAAMLSQAQAQAPKKAAPAKKTTSAAAPAAKGPRLIETVTRKPGELVIPYKKYELPNGLTVVVHEDHSDPIVHVDVTYHVGSAREEVGKSGFAHFFEHMMFQGSDNVADEEHFKIVSEAGGTLNGTTNRDRTNYFETLPSNQLETALWLEADRMGFLLDAVTQKKFEVQRETVKNERGQRVDNVPYGKSREKIYAALYPVGHPYSWDVIGYLEDLNRVGVDDLKNFFLRWYGPNNATLTVGGDVSPEQVVKLAEKYFGSIPRGPEVKNMKLPAPVLTQDRYISYEDNVRFPSLQMTLPTVPANHKDEPALDVLSRIIGGGRNSIIYQNLVKTQKMNQAGAFHSTSELAGEFGLSARVLPTQSLADAEKQLREAVAEFEKRGVTDDDLERYKASAEAGIISRLSSVSGKTSTLAAYQTFNNNPNYITQELAAVKAVTKADVQRVYNQYIKGKKAVILSVVPKGKTELIAKADNFKVDASGYKAPADQYSGLKYVKATDNFDRTKKPTAGANPSITVPPFWKQSMANGIKVIGAKSDEVPTVTMLFTLQGGHKLEAHDPSKAGVASMMASLMNESSLKTSAEDISTQLEKLGSSISFGSGSESMTVSVSSQVKNLDATLALLEERMFQPKFDAADFDRLKKQRLEAIKNTSTQATAVAENVYSKMLYGEGNIRAIPVTGTVKTVENITLDDVKKFYQNYFSPSVTNLVIVGDVEQSQIMPKLSFLNKWAAKPVNMPADFKTTAFDKTKIFIVDKEKAAQSEIRIGYMALPFDATGEYYKASLMNYVLGGAFNSRINLNLREDKGYTYGARSGFSGTEEAGPFTASAGVRSDASDASVVEFMKEIKRFREEGITDAELAFMKSAIGQSDARRYETSFQKAAFLNNMLRYNLDADYVAKQNQILQNITKEEINALAKKYLPVDNMSIMLVGDKASIKPGLEKLGYDVVELDPEGAPVVAKVEVPAITAEPKKEEPKKGRKAKAQGRVF; encoded by the coding sequence ATGTCAAAGAAGAGTACTCTGGCAGTGCTGCTAGCGGCGGCCATGCTATCACAAGCGCAGGCGCAGGCCCCTAAAAAGGCGGCTCCGGCTAAGAAAACCACCTCGGCCGCGGCACCTGCTGCCAAAGGCCCAAGATTAATCGAGACCGTAACCCGCAAGCCCGGTGAATTAGTAATTCCTTACAAAAAATATGAATTGCCCAACGGCCTGACCGTGGTGGTGCACGAAGACCATTCTGACCCCATCGTACACGTTGACGTAACCTACCACGTAGGCTCGGCCCGCGAGGAAGTAGGAAAATCCGGCTTTGCGCACTTCTTTGAGCACATGATGTTCCAGGGCTCAGACAACGTAGCTGACGAGGAACACTTTAAGATTGTGTCTGAAGCTGGTGGAACCTTGAACGGAACTACAAATCGTGACCGTACCAATTACTTTGAGACACTACCTAGCAACCAATTAGAGACCGCGCTTTGGTTAGAAGCCGATAGAATGGGTTTCTTGCTGGACGCCGTTACCCAGAAGAAATTTGAGGTTCAACGCGAGACTGTAAAGAACGAGCGTGGCCAACGCGTAGACAACGTGCCTTACGGGAAATCAAGAGAGAAAATCTACGCTGCTTTGTACCCCGTAGGCCACCCCTATTCCTGGGATGTGATCGGGTACTTAGAAGACCTGAACCGTGTGGGCGTGGATGACTTGAAGAACTTCTTCCTGCGCTGGTACGGACCCAACAACGCCACCTTGACCGTGGGCGGTGACGTAAGCCCAGAGCAAGTGGTGAAGCTCGCTGAGAAATACTTCGGCTCTATCCCACGCGGGCCGGAGGTGAAGAACATGAAATTGCCGGCGCCGGTATTAACCCAGGACCGCTACATTTCCTATGAAGACAACGTGCGGTTCCCGTCGTTGCAGATGACCTTGCCCACCGTACCGGCCAACCACAAAGATGAACCGGCGTTAGATGTGCTTTCCCGCATTATTGGCGGCGGCAGAAACTCCATCATCTACCAAAACCTGGTGAAAACCCAGAAAATGAACCAGGCGGGCGCCTTCCACTCTACCTCAGAACTGGCGGGTGAATTCGGCTTGTCGGCAAGAGTATTGCCTACGCAGAGTCTGGCCGATGCCGAGAAACAACTGCGCGAAGCCGTGGCAGAATTTGAGAAGCGCGGCGTAACCGATGATGATTTGGAGCGCTACAAAGCCTCTGCTGAAGCCGGTATCATCAGCCGTCTTTCCAGCGTTTCTGGCAAAACCTCAACGCTGGCCGCTTACCAAACCTTCAACAACAACCCCAACTACATTACCCAAGAACTGGCCGCGGTAAAAGCCGTGACCAAGGCAGATGTGCAGCGCGTGTACAACCAGTACATCAAAGGCAAGAAAGCCGTTATCTTAAGCGTGGTGCCGAAGGGCAAAACCGAGCTGATTGCCAAAGCCGACAACTTTAAGGTAGATGCCTCTGGTTACAAAGCGCCCGCCGACCAGTATTCTGGTTTGAAGTACGTGAAAGCCACAGATAACTTTGACCGCACCAAGAAACCAACCGCCGGTGCCAACCCAAGCATCACGGTTCCGCCGTTCTGGAAGCAGAGCATGGCCAACGGCATTAAAGTAATTGGCGCCAAGAGCGATGAAGTACCAACCGTAACCATGCTGTTCACGCTGCAAGGCGGACACAAACTGGAAGCCCATGACCCATCAAAAGCCGGTGTGGCCTCCATGATGGCGTCTCTGATGAACGAGTCTTCCCTGAAAACTTCCGCTGAGGACATCAGCACGCAGCTGGAGAAACTGGGTTCTTCCATTTCTTTTGGCAGCGGTTCTGAGAGCATGACCGTTTCTGTATCATCGCAGGTGAAAAACCTGGATGCCACGCTGGCCTTACTGGAGGAGCGCATGTTCCAACCTAAATTTGACGCCGCTGACTTTGACCGCCTGAAGAAACAACGCTTAGAGGCCATCAAAAACACCAGCACCCAGGCTACGGCCGTGGCTGAGAACGTGTACAGCAAAATGCTGTACGGCGAAGGCAACATCAGAGCCATTCCGGTAACGGGCACGGTGAAAACGGTGGAGAACATCACCCTAGATGATGTGAAGAAATTCTACCAGAACTACTTCTCGCCGTCTGTGACCAACTTGGTGATTGTGGGTGATGTAGAGCAAAGTCAAATCATGCCGAAGCTTTCGTTCCTGAACAAGTGGGCCGCCAAACCGGTGAACATGCCCGCTGACTTCAAAACCACTGCGTTTGACAAGACCAAAATCTTTATTGTAGACAAAGAGAAAGCCGCCCAGTCAGAAATCAGAATTGGCTACATGGCCCTTCCGTTTGACGCTACTGGCGAGTACTATAAAGCCTCTTTGATGAACTACGTGTTAGGTGGCGCTTTCAACAGCCGCATTAACCTGAACCTGCGCGAGGACAAAGGCTACACCTACGGCGCACGCTCAGGCTTCTCGGGCACCGAGGAAGCTGGTCCGTTTACGGCTTCTGCGGGTGTGCGGTCAGATGCGTCTGATGCCTCCGTGGTGGAGTTCATGAAAGAAATCAAGCGCTTCAGAGAAGAAGGAATCACAGACGCCGAGTTGGCCTTTATGAAGAGCGCCATCGGGCAGTCAGATGCCCGCCGCTACGAGACTTCGTTCCAGAAAGCCGCGTTCCTGAACAACATGCTGCGCTACAACTTGGATGCCGACTATGTGGCCAAGCAAAACCAGATTCTGCAGAACATCACCAAGGAGGAAATCAATGCCCTGGCCAAGAAATACCTGCCCGTTGATAACATGAGCATTATGCTGGTAGGCGACAAAGCCTCAATCAAGCCAGGCCTGGAGAAATTGGGCTATGACGTGGTGGAACTGGACCCAGAAGGTGCCCCCGTGGTAGCCAAGGTGGAAGTTCCGGCCATCACCGCCGAGCCTAAGAAAGAAGAGCCCAAGAAAGGCCGCAAAGCCAAAGCCCAAGGCCGCGTGTTCTAG
- a CDS encoding TonB-dependent receptor: MKYLLTCLLLLSFLSVAAQTTLTGRVLHATTRQPVQAASIGLLGSTAGTLSDAQGNFILGLPAGADSLVVSSLGFQTKTVAVASLKNPVLVLLAPTATSLQEVVVTGYETRRPLLQTAGAIGLLSSRDLQRFSETTLVPALNTLPGVRMEERATASYRLSIRGSSLRAPYGVRNVKVYLNEIPMLEANGTIPLNMLDAATIGSVEVIKGPGGSVYGAGTGGTVLLETARTQESSASVGGLVGSYGLKKGFAAANVATENSNLQLRYDRQTLDGYREQSAMDRQTLLLSGQFYPSQKQTLSFHALYSDLFYELPGALTQAQFNDNPRAARQVNKDQRAAINVEGLNLGLVHTYHFNDNWSNTTALFGVFSFLDHPFVTDYERNLNQSFGGRTRTTYRTQLGTWATRFTLGAEAHQRFVNARQYKNNAGVPGVLNYDDEVTVREGFVFGQAEVDLPLDFLLTVGASLNKLTYGIARVSDAATNSNFTQKRSLDATFSPRVGLVKVLSPVLSAHGSISAGFSPPTEAEIRPSDGSINTALEPERGLNYELGLRGSLWQRRFTYDLVGFYFNLDETIVSRTTPSGVAVFANAGATKQQGVEVASSFLVVDKSQALVTLVKVWGTYTYNRFKFQDYQQNEKDFSGNRLTGTAPHVAVAGVDAELNVGFYLNATATYSDNVPLNDANTVYAPEYYIFGARAGFRKVFAQKWGVDFYGGVDNTTDRDYSLGNDLNGFGNRYFQAAPGRNFYSGLQLKRLF, encoded by the coding sequence ATGAAATACCTGTTGACGTGCCTGTTGCTGCTTTCCTTTCTATCGGTTGCCGCCCAAACCACCCTCACCGGCCGCGTGCTGCACGCCACAACCAGACAACCGGTGCAGGCGGCCAGCATTGGCCTTTTAGGTTCTACCGCGGGCACCTTGTCAGATGCGCAGGGCAATTTTATACTGGGGCTTCCGGCTGGCGCCGATTCTCTGGTGGTTTCCAGCCTGGGCTTCCAAACCAAGACAGTGGCGGTGGCCTCGTTGAAAAATCCCGTGCTGGTGCTTTTGGCGCCTACTGCTACCAGCCTGCAGGAAGTGGTGGTGACCGGGTATGAAACGCGTCGGCCGCTGCTCCAAACGGCCGGTGCCATTGGGCTGTTGTCTAGCCGTGACTTGCAGCGTTTCTCAGAGACTACCTTGGTGCCCGCGCTCAACACCTTGCCTGGCGTGCGCATGGAAGAAAGGGCCACCGCCAGTTACCGCTTGTCTATACGCGGCAGCAGCTTGCGGGCGCCCTACGGCGTGCGCAACGTGAAAGTGTACCTCAATGAAATCCCGATGCTAGAGGCCAACGGCACCATTCCTTTGAACATGCTGGACGCCGCCACCATAGGTTCTGTGGAAGTGATCAAAGGCCCCGGCGGAAGCGTGTACGGCGCGGGCACCGGCGGCACAGTGCTGCTGGAAACCGCCCGTACCCAGGAAAGCAGCGCCAGCGTAGGCGGATTGGTAGGAAGCTATGGGTTGAAGAAAGGGTTTGCCGCTGCCAATGTAGCCACTGAGAACTCCAACCTGCAACTGCGCTACGACCGCCAAACTCTGGACGGCTACCGCGAACAAAGCGCCATGGACCGGCAGACGCTTTTGCTTTCGGGGCAGTTTTACCCTAGTCAGAAACAGACGCTTTCGTTTCATGCGCTGTACTCAGATTTGTTTTACGAGTTGCCCGGCGCGCTCACACAGGCCCAGTTCAATGACAATCCCAGAGCCGCGCGTCAGGTGAACAAAGACCAGCGCGCCGCTATCAATGTGGAAGGTCTGAATCTGGGCTTGGTACACACGTATCATTTCAACGACAACTGGAGCAACACTACGGCCTTGTTCGGGGTTTTCAGCTTTCTGGACCACCCCTTCGTGACCGATTATGAACGGAACCTGAACCAGAGTTTTGGCGGACGTACGCGCACCACGTACCGCACGCAGCTGGGTACTTGGGCCACCCGTTTCACGCTGGGCGCCGAAGCCCACCAACGCTTTGTCAACGCCCGCCAATACAAGAACAACGCCGGCGTGCCCGGCGTATTGAATTATGACGATGAAGTGACCGTGCGCGAAGGCTTTGTGTTCGGCCAGGCCGAGGTGGATTTGCCTTTGGATTTTCTGTTGACCGTAGGGGCCAGCCTGAACAAACTCACCTATGGCATTGCCCGCGTTTCTGATGCCGCCACTAATTCCAATTTCACCCAGAAAAGAAGCTTAGACGCCACGTTTTCGCCGAGGGTGGGCTTGGTGAAAGTCTTGTCGCCGGTCTTGTCAGCGCACGGTTCCATTAGCGCCGGTTTCTCACCACCCACTGAGGCCGAGATTCGTCCGTCTGACGGCAGCATCAACACGGCCCTGGAGCCGGAGCGCGGCTTGAACTATGAACTGGGCCTGCGCGGAAGTCTGTGGCAGCGCCGCTTTACCTATGATTTGGTGGGCTTCTACTTCAACTTAGATGAAACCATTGTGAGTCGCACCACGCCGTCGGGGGTAGCCGTATTCGCTAACGCGGGAGCCACCAAACAGCAGGGCGTGGAAGTTGCCTCCAGTTTTTTGGTGGTAGACAAGTCGCAGGCCTTGGTGACCTTGGTGAAAGTCTGGGGCACGTACACCTACAACCGGTTCAAGTTCCAAGACTACCAGCAGAACGAGAAAGACTTCTCCGGCAACCGCCTCACCGGTACCGCGCCACACGTAGCCGTAGCCGGGGTAGACGCAGAATTGAATGTGGGCTTTTATCTCAACGCCACCGCTACCTATTCAGATAACGTTCCCCTGAACGACGCCAACACCGTGTATGCGCCGGAGTATTATATTTTTGGCGCCCGCGCCGGGTTCAGGAAAGTCTTTGCCCAAAAATGGGGGGTGGATTTTTACGGCGGCGTAGACAATACCACAGACAGAGATTACAGCCTGGGTAATGATTTGAATGGCTTCGGGAACCGGTATTTTCAGGCAGCGCCAGGCAGGAATTTTTATTCAGGCTTGCAATTAAAGCGCTTGTTCTAG
- a CDS encoding sorbosone dehydrogenase family protein, translating into MKNNFPRLLALLPAALLLSVSSQAQVKKAAITESMQGHIFKPAVLEPTYANMRQLKVPAGFTVTKYAENLGKPRMLAVSPDGTVYVTSREAGTVTMLQDKNKDGTAEVSKVVAQKENMHGIALRDGKAYLITVNEVYTADINKDGTLGSLKEIMKDLPDGGQHNNRTLAFGPDGKLYVSVGSTCNACEETSKESATMLVADADGKNRRIYAKGLRNTIGFGWHPETKVMYGFDHGIDWLGDEESKEEFNRLEDGANYGWPYVYENGKANKADEPKGMTWAEFAKTTKNPLLTYKAHAAPLGMVFYNGTQFPKDYQGDAFATMHGSWNRQDASGYNLVRVKFQNGQPTQIEDFITGFLLNNNKAQFGRPCGITVHTDGSLLFSDDENGVVYRVAYTGAKK; encoded by the coding sequence ATGAAAAATAATTTCCCCCGATTGCTGGCTTTGCTTCCGGCCGCGCTGCTGCTTTCAGTTTCTTCACAGGCCCAGGTTAAAAAAGCCGCCATTACAGAAAGCATGCAAGGCCACATCTTCAAACCCGCCGTGCTGGAGCCCACATACGCTAATATGCGCCAACTCAAAGTGCCTGCCGGGTTCACCGTCACTAAATACGCTGAGAACCTGGGCAAACCCCGCATGCTAGCCGTAAGCCCAGACGGCACGGTATATGTGACCAGCCGCGAGGCCGGCACGGTGACCATGCTCCAGGACAAAAACAAAGACGGTACCGCCGAAGTGAGCAAAGTAGTGGCCCAGAAAGAGAACATGCACGGCATCGCGCTCCGCGATGGAAAAGCCTATTTGATTACCGTAAACGAAGTCTATACCGCCGACATCAACAAAGACGGCACGCTGGGTTCCCTCAAGGAAATCATGAAAGACCTGCCCGACGGCGGCCAGCACAACAATCGCACCCTGGCGTTCGGGCCCGACGGCAAGCTGTACGTGAGCGTGGGCAGCACCTGCAACGCCTGCGAGGAAACCAGCAAAGAAAGCGCAACTATGCTAGTGGCGGATGCCGATGGCAAAAACCGAAGAATTTACGCCAAGGGCCTGCGCAACACCATCGGGTTTGGCTGGCACCCAGAAACCAAAGTGATGTATGGCTTTGACCACGGCATTGACTGGCTCGGTGACGAAGAATCAAAAGAGGAATTCAACCGCCTGGAAGACGGTGCCAACTACGGCTGGCCCTACGTGTACGAAAACGGAAAAGCCAACAAGGCAGATGAACCCAAAGGCATGACCTGGGCCGAGTTCGCGAAGACCACCAAAAACCCGCTGCTCACTTATAAAGCACACGCCGCGCCGCTGGGCATGGTTTTCTACAACGGCACCCAATTCCCCAAAGACTACCAAGGCGATGCCTTTGCCACCATGCACGGCTCCTGGAACCGGCAAGACGCCAGCGGCTACAACCTGGTGCGCGTGAAATTCCAGAACGGGCAACCCACCCAGATAGAAGATTTTATCACGGGTTTCTTGTTGAACAACAACAAAGCGCAGTTCGGGCGGCCCTGCGGCATTACGGTGCACACAGACGGTTCCTTGCTCTTCTCAGATGATGAAAATGGCGTGGTGTACCGCGTGGCCTATACGGGCGCTAAGAAGTAG
- a CDS encoding DsbA family oxidoreductase translates to MNVEIWSDVVCPFCYIGKRRFEKALEAFPGKDKVTVTWKSYQLDPDMQPKPGGQSVHAYLAQRKGVSEAEGKQMNDYMANMAKEVGLDYDFDKAIINNTLNAHRLIHFAKEHGQQDAMKERLFAAYYTQGQDIGDLETLAKLGEEVGLDGAAIKQMLASDDFKEAVQQDIYEAQQVGVRGVPFYVFNRKYAVSGAQPTEVFQDVLNKVWEEEKPLIMTEGTAGGSCSVDGVCD, encoded by the coding sequence ATGAACGTTGAGATATGGTCTGATGTAGTGTGCCCGTTCTGCTACATAGGCAAACGAAGATTTGAGAAAGCCCTGGAGGCCTTTCCGGGGAAAGACAAAGTAACCGTCACCTGGAAAAGCTATCAGCTGGACCCCGACATGCAACCCAAGCCCGGCGGACAGTCGGTGCATGCGTATTTGGCGCAGCGCAAAGGCGTTTCTGAGGCCGAGGGCAAGCAGATGAACGACTATATGGCCAACATGGCCAAAGAAGTGGGCCTGGATTATGACTTTGACAAAGCCATCATCAACAACACCCTAAATGCGCACCGGCTCATTCATTTCGCCAAGGAGCACGGCCAGCAAGACGCCATGAAAGAACGCCTGTTTGCGGCTTATTACACCCAGGGCCAAGACATTGGTGACCTGGAAACCTTGGCCAAATTAGGCGAAGAAGTGGGCTTAGACGGCGCGGCCATTAAACAAATGCTGGCCTCTGACGATTTCAAGGAAGCCGTGCAGCAAGACATTTACGAAGCGCAGCAAGTGGGCGTGCGCGGCGTACCGTTCTATGTGTTCAACCGCAAATACGCCGTCTCTGGCGCCCAACCCACTGAGGTCTTCCAAGATGTACTGAACAAAGTGTGGGAAGAAGAAAAGCCGCTCATCATGACCGAAGGTACTGCCGGCGGTTCCTGCTCCGTAGATGGTGTGTGTGACTAA
- a CDS encoding glycoside hydrolase family 3 C-terminal domain-containing protein, giving the protein MKKIYAFFSLCAIVGITAFTYVQKEKYAYPFQDPSLSVEARVNDLVSRLTLEEKVAQMLNAAPAIDRLGIPSYDWWNEVLHGVARTPYKVTVYPQAIGMAATFDTTSLQMMADYSALEGRAIYNKAIADGKGGQRYVGLTYWTPNINIFRDPRWGRGQETYGEDPFLTAMLGRAFVRGLQGDDPKYLKAAACAKHYAVHSGPEPERHVFNATATPYDLWDTYLPAFEELVVNAKVAGVMCAYNAYKGQPCCGSDELMNDILRNQWQFTGYVTSDCWAIDDFFKNHKTHPDAASASADAVMHGTDIDCGTDAYKALVQAVKNGQITERMIDVSVKRLFTIRFRLGMFDPVAMVKYAQTPVSVLESAPHKAHSLKMAQQSMVLLKNEKNTLPLKKNLKKIAVVGPNADNPIAVLGNYNGLPSEIVTALQGIKNKVGAGTEVVYERASTFTKDTLLMYTNITPQLSFEGKPGVQAEYFNNMELKGQPITTRQEPDINHFWQEGETVVGNLKAYNFSARYTTEYTATVTGSITLEVDGDDGYRLLVDGKERLNAWTRNRWGAKSYKLATKAGQKYRLVVEYNQDGGKASIQLRAGNYAKSDFKALANRIKDADAIIYVGGISPQLEGEEMKVDEPGFNGGDRTSILLPKVQTDLMKALKATGKPVVFVMMTGSAIAMPWEAQNIPAIVNAWYGGQSAGTAIADVLFGDYNPAGRLPVTFYQGDQDLPAFGDYSMENRTYRYFKGQPLYGFGHGLSYTTFTYDKLEMPKNTQVNSPVQVSVRVTNSGKLDGEEVVQLYVTRQETGFKTPIRALKGFERIALKRGESKVVTFTLRPQDLHLISETGTAKHVAGNVTISVGGSQPDAATKKSKKTVEGILALK; this is encoded by the coding sequence ATGAAAAAAATCTACGCCTTTTTCTCTCTTTGTGCCATCGTTGGCATAACGGCTTTCACGTATGTTCAGAAAGAAAAGTATGCCTACCCGTTTCAGGATCCTTCGCTTTCAGTAGAGGCTCGGGTGAATGATTTGGTGTCGAGGTTGACCTTAGAGGAAAAAGTTGCCCAGATGCTGAACGCGGCGCCGGCCATTGACCGCCTGGGCATTCCTTCTTATGACTGGTGGAACGAAGTACTGCACGGCGTGGCCCGTACGCCCTACAAAGTGACCGTCTACCCGCAGGCGATTGGGATGGCCGCCACCTTTGATACCACCTCGCTGCAAATGATGGCCGATTACTCCGCGCTGGAAGGCCGGGCCATCTACAACAAAGCCATTGCTGACGGAAAAGGCGGGCAGCGCTACGTGGGTTTAACCTACTGGACCCCCAACATCAACATCTTCAGAGACCCACGCTGGGGCCGCGGCCAGGAAACTTACGGCGAAGACCCATTTTTAACGGCTATGCTGGGTAGGGCTTTTGTGCGCGGTTTGCAGGGCGATGACCCCAAATACCTGAAAGCGGCGGCCTGCGCCAAGCACTACGCCGTGCACAGCGGCCCCGAGCCCGAGCGCCACGTGTTCAATGCCACTGCCACGCCCTATGATTTGTGGGACACGTATTTGCCTGCTTTTGAGGAACTGGTGGTGAACGCCAAAGTAGCCGGTGTCATGTGCGCCTACAACGCCTACAAAGGCCAGCCCTGCTGCGGAAGTGATGAATTGATGAACGACATTCTGCGCAACCAGTGGCAGTTCACCGGCTACGTGACCTCAGACTGCTGGGCCATTGATGACTTCTTCAAAAACCACAAAACCCACCCAGACGCCGCCTCTGCCTCTGCAGATGCTGTCATGCACGGCACCGACATTGACTGCGGCACTGATGCCTACAAAGCCCTGGTGCAGGCCGTGAAAAACGGACAGATCACCGAGCGCATGATTGATGTATCTGTGAAGCGCTTGTTCACCATCCGGTTCCGGCTGGGCATGTTTGACCCCGTGGCCATGGTAAAATACGCGCAGACGCCGGTGAGCGTGCTGGAAAGCGCCCCGCACAAAGCCCATTCGCTCAAGATGGCACAACAATCCATGGTGCTTCTCAAGAACGAGAAGAACACGCTGCCCCTCAAGAAAAACCTGAAGAAAATTGCCGTGGTAGGTCCAAATGCTGATAACCCCATTGCGGTGCTGGGTAACTACAACGGTTTGCCGTCTGAGATTGTGACCGCTTTGCAGGGCATCAAAAACAAAGTGGGCGCCGGGACCGAGGTGGTATATGAACGCGCTTCCACGTTTACCAAAGACACGCTGCTCATGTACACCAACATCACGCCACAACTGAGTTTTGAGGGCAAACCCGGCGTGCAGGCGGAGTATTTCAATAACATGGAGCTCAAAGGCCAACCCATCACCACACGCCAGGAACCAGACATCAACCATTTCTGGCAAGAAGGCGAAACCGTGGTAGGCAACCTGAAAGCGTACAACTTCTCGGCCCGGTACACCACTGAGTATACCGCCACCGTTACCGGTTCTATCACCTTGGAAGTAGACGGCGACGACGGGTATAGATTACTGGTAGACGGCAAAGAGCGACTGAACGCCTGGACCCGCAACCGTTGGGGCGCGAAGAGTTATAAACTTGCTACCAAAGCCGGCCAGAAATACCGTTTGGTGGTAGAATATAACCAGGACGGCGGCAAAGCCTCTATTCAATTACGCGCCGGTAACTACGCCAAGTCAGATTTCAAGGCCCTGGCCAACCGCATAAAAGACGCTGATGCCATCATTTATGTGGGCGGCATCTCACCGCAGCTGGAAGGCGAAGAGATGAAAGTAGACGAGCCCGGTTTCAACGGCGGCGACCGCACCTCCATCTTGCTGCCCAAAGTACAGACTGATTTGATGAAAGCCCTCAAAGCCACGGGCAAGCCGGTTGTGTTTGTCATGATGACCGGCAGCGCCATTGCCATGCCCTGGGAAGCCCAGAACATTCCGGCCATTGTGAATGCCTGGTACGGTGGTCAGTCGGCGGGCACGGCTATTGCCGACGTGCTGTTCGGTGACTACAACCCGGCAGGCCGACTGCCAGTGACCTTCTACCAAGGTGATCAGGATTTGCCCGCCTTCGGCGATTATTCCATGGAGAACCGCACCTACCGCTACTTCAAAGGACAGCCGCTGTATGGTTTCGGGCATGGCTTGAGTTATACCACCTTCACCTATGACAAACTGGAAATGCCGAAGAATACCCAGGTGAACAGCCCCGTGCAGGTAAGCGTGCGCGTCACCAACTCCGGTAAACTAGACGGCGAGGAAGTAGTGCAGTTGTATGTGACCCGGCAGGAAACCGGATTTAAAACGCCCATCAGAGCGCTAAAAGGTTTCGAACGCATTGCCCTTAAACGCGGCGAAAGCAAAGTGGTCACCTTCACCCTTCGTCCGCAGGATTTGCATCTGATTTCTGAGACTGGTACTGCCAAACATGTAGCCGGCAACGTGACCATCAGCGTTGGCGGAAGCCAACCAGACGCCGCCACCAAAAAGAGCAAGAAAACCGTGGAAGGAATTTTGGCCTTGAAGTAA
- a CDS encoding YhcH/YjgK/YiaL family protein, translated as MVLDALQHAARYHALHPLFRQAFDFLRTADLQNLPAGKIELAGEDLFAIISDGPGVAKETAKMEAHQRYIDIQYVVRGVDHMGWQDLSACGESIEPYSTERDVYFFDVRPTSWFDVPAGFFTIFFPNDVHAPLATEAVVRKVVLKIAVEQ; from the coding sequence ATGGTTTTAGATGCACTCCAACACGCCGCCCGGTATCATGCTTTGCACCCTTTGTTTCGGCAGGCCTTTGACTTTCTGCGCACCGCTGATCTCCAGAACCTACCCGCGGGCAAAATTGAACTGGCTGGTGAAGACTTATTTGCTATTATCTCAGACGGGCCGGGTGTGGCCAAGGAAACGGCTAAAATGGAGGCGCACCAGCGCTACATTGACATTCAGTACGTGGTGCGCGGCGTGGATCACATGGGTTGGCAAGACCTTTCGGCCTGCGGAGAATCTATAGAACCGTATTCCACGGAGCGCGATGTGTATTTCTTTGATGTTCGGCCTACCAGCTGGTTTGACGTTCCCGCCGGTTTCTTCACCATTTTCTTCCCCAATGACGTGCACGCGCCCCTGGCAACTGAAGCAGTGGTAAGAAAGGTAGTGCTGAAGATTGCGGTGGAGCAGTAG